In the genome of Verrucomicrobiia bacterium, the window ATCCGGGTCGTCAGCTATCAAGGCCAGGCTCCGGGCCCCGGCAGGCACGCCGCTCCACGCCAGCGGCGGAGAAACATTTTTGCCCTCACAGGTGTATTTGACTGGAATCGCCTCACCCTCTGTAAATTCAGCGCTGGTCAGTTGCATAGTGCTCTTTTCTGGTTTTTGCGCCCAAACCGTACCCACCGCGGCAATGACGAGCGCCATTCCGAATGCCATGGCAACCTTCATGCCACACCTTACTCCAGGCAGCCGGGTCAAACAACTGGAAACCAGCGAAACCAGCTCAGCGGATTGGCTCAATTGGTTGAGCGCAGCACAGTTTTTTGGGGCTTGCGCAAGTTACGTCACCTAGATAACGTTACGTTCATGGCGCACCATGGTGAATCAGCAAGGATTGTTGTGGACGTGGAACCCGAGTTGAAGCGGAGGCTCTATGCCTCGCTTTCCCTGTCGGGCAGCACGTTGAAGGACTGGTTTATGAAAGTGGCATCGCAGTATTGCGAGGAGCAGAACCAGCCGTCATTTCTGAAGGAAGTGCGCTATGGCCTCAGCCGGCGAAGCAAGGGGCTGGTGGTGCGTGAGGAATATGAGCAGCCAAAGCCTGCGGCGGTGCTTGGGCCGAGCAATGGCAACGGCAATGGGGCCAAGGTATTCACGGTGGTTTCGATGTTTTCCGGCTGTGGAGGGATGGATTTGGGATTCACTGGCGGATTTGAGATCTTCGGGCGCCGGTACCGCTCGCTGCCGTTTGAGATAGTTTGGGCCAATGACACGAACGGGGCAGCTTGCAAAACGTACTGGCGAAACCTAGGGCACGATATTCACCGGGGGGACGTCTGGACTCTGATGGACACGCTGCCCAAAAGTGCTGATGTGCTAATTGGGGGATTCCCGTGCCAGGATATTTCGGTGAACGGAAAGCGGGCTGGTGTGAACGGAGCCCGCAGCGGGCTCTACAAGGCCATGATCGAGGGGATTAGACGGGTAAACCCAAAGGTGTTCGTGGCTGAGAATGTGAAAGCGCTGTTGCGGCATCCGGTGTGGCTGGAGCAGGTGCTCAATGACTTCAATGCGCTTGGCTACAAGCTGCACCACCAGCTTTACAAGGCGGCGGATTACGGCGTACCGCAGACCAGGGAACGTGTGATATTTGTAGGCACGCGGGGCGATGTGAAGCCGTTTGTGCCTCCTAAGGCGGAGCGGTCGCCGGCTAACTGGATGAGCGCCAAAGAGGCGATTGGTGACCTCGAGAATATGCAGCAGAACGCGGCCGTTAACCACATTTGGAGCTTCGCCGAGACCAGCCCAGAGCAAGGCAACCGGAAGCTGATTGCGGACCGGCCAGGCTACACCATCCGGGCGGAGTGCCACGGCAACATACAGTGGCACTACCGGCTACCGCGGAGAATTTCGATGCGCGAGGCGGCGAGATTCCAGTCCTTTCCTGACCGGTTCGTTTTCCTGTGCGGGCTAAGAGAAACGGAGCGGCAGGTGGGGAATGCTGTGCCGCCTGTGCTGGCGTGGCACGTCGCGCAAGCCGTTTTAGCGTGCTTCGGGTAAATCCTTGAATAGGTAATCTGAGGGCTTCCAGGGTTTCGCCCCGACATTGGCCAGGACATCAGCTCGTGCCAACCACTCCTTAATCCTGCTGTCCGGCGCAAAGTCCGATCCCCAATACGTAACGAAGAGTTCGGAGGGGAGATAGTGGGCCGCTTTGACCATTTGGTTCTCGATCACCTGCAGTGCCCTCCTGACGTGATTTCCGCCGCGGATCTTACTTTCTGGCGTGCCCGGTCTAGCGGTTGCACTACCTGCCGAAAAGATGTCGCGGGCAGCCAGGATGCCGTGGTAGGAGAGGAGGAAAGTCAGCGGTGCCACATATTTGGTCCTATTGTGGGAGGATCCCACGATCTGGGGAAAGAGCAACGACGCCTCCGCGCGCAGTTTCAGCTGCTCTGCCTCTTCCAATTGCGAGAACGGGCGCACCTGCAATTCGAGGGCTTTCTCGGGGCTGCTTTCGAGCCACCACAAACCTTCACCGCCTTTGAGGCGGTCGCGAGCGTATTTGCGGATGTATGTCATCCGCTCGTCCGCTGATAGCGCTGAAAACTGCTCGTATGTAATCCCGAACTTTGGGAAGAGGGGCCGCGTTGTGCCAATCTCGACCTCGAACCTGGGAACATGCGAGGTTCTGACGTGCATAACGCTCTCCTCGTAGCGGCCCCAGCGGACTCCGGGTTCGCCGCCCATTTTTCCGAAAACGATGTAGATGTGCTTCACGTCTTTGCTCCTGAAGCTCTCGAAAACGCTATTCGCGACCGAGCGCCAGGTGTCGTGGACTGTGAACTTCACTTCGATGCCGAACTGCCCGAGGACGATGTCGGGGAAGCCGTAGGGGTGAGGCGAGAAGTCCACCGGGATTTTGAACCTGCCCAGCAGGGTCTTGATGACCTGGCGGACGCGGTTTTCGAATGGCTTGGAGGCGTCATAGGTCCGACCTGACCTGCACTCGTCGGTCAGGCGGTCGCAAAGCTCACCAAGCAGTTTCTCGAATGTTTCGACGTTCAAGCAAGCTTTGTAGCGTTTTGGAGGCGGTTTTGCAAGGTGGCGGTCGAGCTTGGAGAGGACGGCGGCGGGCGAACGGAGCGAATGCTCCCAGATGCGCAGGACTCGCCAGCCTTGGTTTCGAAGGAGCGTCGAGACGGTACTGTCCCTCAGCCTGTTGCGGCGGATTTTCGGATTCCAGTAGGCGCCGCGTGACTTCGGCATTCGGCAATGCCAGCGGCAGCCGTGCCAGAAGCAGCCGTCGACAAAGACTGCGAGTCGGGCGAGGCGAAAGACGAAGTCGGGCCGGCCTGGCAGGCGCTGGCCTCTGCGCCAGCCCGTGATGCGGGCGGCTCGGAGCATGGCAGCAAACTTTAGCTCCGTCGCTTGGTTGCGAGTGGACCGGATGGCTGCCATGACTTGGCTGCGTTTTGTCTTTGTAAAGACGTCGGGCATGTCCGAGGCGTATAGTAGGTGATTCCAGGATTAATGTCAGGCGCGGTGGCGGATGTTGGAGCAGGAAGGTGCACATTTTTTGCCCGTTGGGATGGGCGGGTGGTTTCTATAGATGATGGGTCTGGGGGCTCTCCGGCCTTGAATCATGGTCACGAGAATCGTTGGTGACAAGCGGGCGCTTACTCACCTGGCCCGAAGGGATGTGCGAAAAGGGAGGGCAAGCCCTGCCCTTACATATGCTTTCACGTTCCAAAACGAAAAAGACAGCAGCTGGTCGACAAAGACAATCAAAGTAGAGGCTGGTAACTCCTTTCTCGCAATGCGGATTCGCGCATGTCAAACAAAGTAAGTATTTTGCTCATGAGAGGTGTGGGTGGGTTAAGTAACCAGTTGTTCTCTGTCTTGCAAATGGCCTTTTCATGGAAGTTATGCGCTGGGTTTGACTCAATCCGATGAAGCGCTAAGCTCTGATCGTGCATCCGGCCTTCTTTTTCTTTGTCGTCCCAGCCGTCGCCTTCCCAGCCATCGCTGCGGAAGTGTCATCCAGGGGAACTGCAGACACGGTTCAGATCCTCGATACCATCCGGCAAAAGTATAATTTTCCAGCACTTGCCGTCGTTGTCGTCAAGAACGGATTGATTTGTGATCGCGCAGCCGTGGGCGTGCGCAAGGTTGGTGAGCCGGCATCCGTGACGACTAACGACGTATTCCATATCGGTTCCTGCACCAAATCGATGACCGCGATGCTCGCCGCCATGCTCATCGAGGAGGGCAAGTTACGCTGGGATACAACCATTCCCGAGGTGTTCCCCGAGTTCAAAGCTACAATGAACAAGGCCTACCAGAATGCGACTGTGGAACAACTGCTCACCCATCGCGGGGGCGTCTCGGCCGAGCCGCCCGCCGATGCCTGGAGCCGCGCCTGGGAGCAACAGGGCACGCCAATTCAGCAACGCTACGAATTCATCCAGGCGGTCCTGAGCCGGCCACCGGCCGCAGAGCCCGGCGCCAGGTTCATTTATTCAAACCAGGGCTACGCGATTGTGGGCGCAATGCTCGAAAAGCTCACCGGCGCGCCCTGGGAACAACTGATTACAGAACGGCTATTCAAACCGCTGCACATCAGTTCCGCCGGTTTTGGTCCGCCAGGGACCATTGGCAAAGTCGATGAGCCTTGGGGCCACAGCCGCGTGCTCGGAGCCGTGAAGCCCAGCCAGTCTGATAACCCGCCAGCCATCGCGCCTGCAGGCCGGGTGCATTGCTCGCTCGACGATCTTGCCGCCTATGCCATCGCCACCATGCGCGGCGAACGGCGGGGCGGGCTGTTAAAGCCGGAAACATTTCGCAAACTCCACACACCCCCGGCTGGACAGGATTACGCCTGCGGCTGGGCCAGTGTCAGCCGAAGCTGGGCCGGCGGGAAGGCCCTGACTCATGCCGGGTCAAACACGATGTGGTATTTGGTAATGTGGCTTGCGCCGGAAAAGGATTTCGCCGTCATTACCGCAACTAACATCGCGGGAGATAACGCCGCCAAAGGCTGTGACGAGGTCGCCGCCGCAATGATCAAAAAATGGTTGGGGAAGTAATTACTGAGGAGTCCGTAACATGCGCTACAACCGTAAGCTGCCGAGCATTCTCCCTCTCCCCTTCCGACTCGCCGCGCTGTCGCGCCGTCGCAGCGGGAGGGGAGAGGGCCGGGGAGAGGAGTCCCTGTAGTCGCTTCTCCCTCCCCCTTCCGGTATCTATTTAGCCATCCAAAATGGCCCTGTTCGGTTCGGCCACAAGGTGATTATCGCTCTCCAGGTCCTTGCGCTAACTAACTTAACTTCATGTGCCCCGTTGGTGGGGCTGAGGGCGGAGGATCGCCCGAGAATCCCGAAGGGATTCCGCCCTCCAGCCCGGGGTTGCGACCCCGCCCTTTCAACACGAGCTTATTCATTTGAGTGGGCTGAGCTTTTTCCCCGCGCAGCGTTTGGGTGGAGAAGATTAGAAAGGGCGGGGGAGCTACCCTGGGAAAATTGTCGCGGAGCCGAGCCAACCTCGAAGAGGTTGCGCCCGTTCGCCCCTTCCGTTAATCCCACACGTAGCGCTCGTCCCTCTGCATGTCGTGCTTGCGAAGCAAAACCCGAAGTTCATTCTTTTGAGCCATGAATTGGAAACCCGTTTGGTTTCCTTCACTCATTCCGCCTGGGTAACTCCTCACCCGCTAAAAACTCTTTCAATTCCCGCAGAAACGGCTCGATATCCGTCACCAACCCAATGGCCTGGAAGGTGCCCCGGTCCGTCAGCTTGGTGATCACGGAGGGGTTGCTATCCACACAGATGGTTTTGACGCTGGCGGGCAGCAAATTGCCCACCGCGATGGAATGCAGCCCATCATCAAGGCGATAGTCACCCCGCCCAGTTTCGAGCGCATCGCCTTTTGTGCCTCGACCTGTGTGCACCACCGCCGGCCCGGCCACCACGAGAATCTTTCCCCCTCCCTCCTTGGCGCGCCGGAATTCGGCCGCTATCTCCCGAATGATCGCGCTCTTGGGCTTCTCACTCGACACATTACTGGCCATGAACTCGAACGCACTCGGGCGCTCGGTGGACCGTTGCACCGGCATCACCCGGATGCCGTGATGGCCCATGGCTATCTGCATCCCGCGGCGCGCCTGGGAAAACTTCACCGTCTGCGCAACCTGCCGTTCGACATCCACCGCAATGCCGCAATCCATTGTGGCCGGTTGCGCCTGAATCCATTTGCCGCTCAAATTCACAAACGTCTGCTGGTTGGTGGTGACGTAAAAGTCCTCCGGGAACACGCCATCGGCGGGTGCTTCGACCAGACGCACCGGCGTTTGCTCGACCACTTCCGCGCCGTGCTGGCGCAAGCGCCGCACGATGTCATCCACGGCGCTAGTGGACGGCCCGAACACATCGATCAGCGCATAACTCGGGTCATTGCGCTGTTTGCCAATCTGGACCTCCCGAATTGTAAAAGACCCGCCGCAGGTCAGGATTTCATCCAGCACCTTCGGCAGAATCAACGAATCGATGATATGCCCCCGCAATTCGATCTGTTCAGAAAACATAAGAACCCTTTTCGATTAGACGCAAAACCCTGGAATCTCCTGGCTGAAACGAAAACCGCACCGCGAAGCGTCGGCGACGCTGACGCTTCCCGTACGAAATTCAGAATGGTGGAGGCGCCGGGAGTTGAACCCGGGTCCTTGGCAAATCTACCAGCCGCGACTACATGCTTAGTCAGGAGAGAGTTTTCTGCCGGACGATAACGGCCTGACACCGAGCTGCCCAGCCTAGCCCACAGGATAAGAGATTCAGCCGCCGGCGCGCGGGCGCCGCTAGCGGCCTAACCTGCTGTGGCGTTCGTCCGGCGTAGCAGGTGTCCACCAGCGAACGTCGCGGCATTAGGCCGCGAGAGCTAATTCTTGGTTAGCTGTTTTGTTTGGTCCGATTTTTAACGAGGCCCACGAACCATCCTCGGCATGCCGCCTCTGGCGTACCTGCAAAGTCGAAACCAGTACGCCCCCATGCGGAACACCGTTATTCTCGTTCATTTTCATCAGCCCGTCAAGAAAACCAGGCAGCATGCAGGCCAATGACAAGATCGGTTTCCAACCTTTGTAGGAGACCAACCTTTGTAGCAGACGACGTAAGGAGTCGCTGATTAAGATAAGATTGTCTGCTTACCCTTTTGGTTCACCCTGAAGTTGCTGATCAGAGACTCGACTCCTTACGTCGTTTCCTACATTCGGCAACCGGTTTTCCACTGGCACAAGGCGGGAAATCAGCAGACAATCGGTTGCGCGCAGAGTTTGGGCAAACCACACATGCGCTAGCGCCCTTATGAAGCAATTCAATCGCAGGCAATTCATCCGCCAAACAACACTCGCGTCGCTGGCCGGAGGCGCGCTCTTCACCGGTGTATCGGCAAAGCCCCAGCCGCAACGCCGGATGACAATGGACCTGGTGTGCGGCAATATCGGGGTTTCGGCCAACCAGCTCGAGGCCATCGAACTTGCGGCGCGGCATGGATTCGAATCGGTCGGCGCCGATGGCGCTTTCCTGGCCAAACTCTCCGATGACCAAATGGCGGAGCTTAAATCCTCGATGAAAAGCCAGGGCATCATCTTTGGCGCTGCCGGGCTGCCGGTGGAATTTCGACGGGACGAGGCCCAGTTCAACGAGGGGCTGAAAGGCTTGCCCAAATTCGCCGCCGGCCTTCAGCGAGCCGGGGTGGACCGCGCCGCGACGTGGCTTACGCCGTGCCATGACACGCTGCCCTATCTGGAGAATTTTCGCCAGCATGTAACCCGTTTGGGCAGTGTGGCCCAGACGCTCAAGGAGCACGGGGTTCGGCTGGGCCTGGAATATGTCGGCCCAAAAACTTCCTGGGCCAGCCGCCGTTATACGTTTATTCATACGCTGGCCGAAATGAAGGACCTCATCGCTGCCATCGATACTGGCAACGTGGGGTTCGTGCTGGATAGCTGGCATTGGTGGCAGGCCGGCGATACCGTGGCTGACTTGCTCGCTCTTAAGGGAAATCAGGTCATTGCGGTCGATTTAAACGATGCGCCCGCGGGCATTCCCAAAGACCAACTGCCCGATGGCCGGCGAGAACTGCCCTGCGCAACCGGCGTGATTGATGTGGGCGCTTTTCTATCCGCCCTTAACCAGATCGGCTATGACGGGCCTGTCCGGGTCGAACCCTTTAATCAGGTCGTAAATAAAATGCCCAAGGAGGAGGCCTGTGCGGTGGTGGCCGCAGCGCTCAAAAAAGCGTTTGCTCTGAAGGCGGGTGGCGGCCATTTCTAAAAGCACGTTTTAAGAATAGATTGCCGCCATCCTCGTCCTCGATTTTCAAGGGGTGAGCGGTGCCGCCCCGCACTGCCATTGCGTTTAGGCGACTGCTGCGCGAACCGCGATCTCCCTCTCCCCTTCCGCAGGGGAGAGGGTCGGGCAGAGGGGTCCCTCTATGCGTAGTCCATCCCACGGTCCTCCCAACTCCCCGGGACCGGGCAGGCAGGGCTGAGGATTCAGCTCTGCAGTTGGGGTTTTAGGCGCTTAAAGCGTGCTGACCGTGTAGAACCGCTTTCCAGGGCCAATAGGGTCTGTGACGGTTTTGACTGTGCCGTCACCGGTGACGGTGGTCAGCAATTGCCAGGCGGGGTCAGTCAGGTCGTTCTTATAGAGCACTTGGTAAGTGGTGGCCACTTGCGTCGGGAATGTAATTTTGAAGGTGCCGGGGGTGCTGACCGATGACCCAACGGTGACACGCAGCTTCGAGACCAGGCTCATGTCGTCAAAGTACACCGAGCCGGCACCGCCCTGGGTGCCCACATGGAAAACCGTTTGATAACGGACGTATGCGGTCCCTGCAGGAGCAGTTAGGTAGCGGGTGTTGCCCACGACCGAGTAATCGCTGTAGAAGGCGATAATGTTGGTGACCGGCAGATCGATCCAGGTGTCGGTCGGGAAGGTGGAATCGATGATGGCCGACTTATACAGGCCAATGATATTGCCATTGCCATCGTGGAAATGCACTTCGACCCACGCCGTATTGTCGGCAGCGATTTGATCGGAGCTCGAAGTATAAACCCAGCCGTCCGCCACGAAGATTGACCCCGGCGCCACGGTGTGGATGTCATCCGTGCGGACGTCCTGGTAAAAGCCGTTGTAAGAGCCCGCCCCGGCGCCATAGGCCTGGCCGGCGTTGGTCCCGCCATGCACATCGACGGGCGTGCCTGTCCCGAAATAATAATTATTCGTGCTCACTATAGCGGCCCCGTTGTAAGAGGACCAATAGGGCGCAAACCCGGGTCCGGCCTCAAGTCCTGGATCGCTGAGATAATTGGCCGCTTCCACAGCCGTAACAATCGTCAAAGTCGCTGGAGCGGTGGTGATGCTGCCGTTGACGTCCGAGACCCGCACCGTGTAGCTGCCGGCGTCCGCAATGGTCAGGTTCGACACCGTCAGGCTGGCGGTGGTTGCTCCGGAGATATTGCCGCCATCGACCAGGTCGGTTGAATCCTTCTGCCATTGATAATGCAGCGTTGTACCTCCGGCGGCTGTGACGCTGAAGGTGACCGACTGGCCCACAATCCGGGTATGGCTGAGCGGCGACTCGCTAATGTCGGGGTCGGTTCCGGCAATTTTGGTCAGATTCAGATCATCAAAATAAATCGAACCGCCTGGGTAGCCACCGAGCTGCACAAATAGGACCTGGTAACGCACTTTCGCTGTCCCAGCGGGAGCCGTGAAACTGGAGACGGTGTTGGTGATGGTGGTCAGGTAGGGGTCGCTGAGGTCATAGGCATTTGTTACAGCCAGGTCGTACCAGGTGTTAGACACCACCCCATCGGCGCTCGATGGGTCAAGAATGTACGAGCGATACAATGCCAGCACCTGGTCAGTCGAATCGCGGAAGGTGACTTCAAACCAAAACTGGTTGCCGCTCTGAATCAAATCCTGCCGGTGAGATAAGGCGAAACCACTTGCCGACCATACCGAACCGGCGCCGGCCACGACATCCTGGTAATAGCCGTTTGAATTGTAACCGCCGGTGAAGCTGCCGTAAGTCTTGCCCACGTACTCACCGCTGTGGGTCAGGACATTCGAGGCCCCAACGGTGCTGCCGCCATTGTAATAAAGGTTGTTGGTCGATTCCACTGCATGGGCACCATAAGGGGTCCACCCGGTGGAATCACCCGTCTCGAATCCGGAGTTGATTAAAACATTGCTGGCAGCCTGGACCAGGCCGCCGGTTAAAACCAGCAGCAGGGCTGTGCCAAATCCGATGCGCGCCACCAGGCGCGCAGGTAATGTGGTTCTCTTACTCTTCAACGGATGGGGGTTAGTCATAATATTTATGTTGTTCTTTTTATTGGTTTGGGGCAGAGGTCGGAAGTCCGCTCACAACTCACGTTCGGTGATTTAGCGCAACTACTGGGATTTGGTCAAATCATTTTTTGCTTTTTTTTCAAAGCGGCCCCGGGGCGGTTGGTCCATCTCCTGTTACGTTTGCATTTGGGCGAAAGGACGATTAATATTGTCCAGTAGCACATACGAAACAGACCGAAGAACCATACGGGAACTTCTTTTATGAAAATCAAACGGCGCGAGTTTCTCAAACGATCGGCCCTCGGGATGGGCGGCATGCTGGCGGGAATGCGGTTGGCGGAGGCGGTCGAAGCCACGCCGGCCGGGTTTGATCCCTACGAATTTGTGCCTTTGGGCCGCAGCGGACTTAAGGTGAGCCGGTTTTGCCTTGGAACCGGGGTCCATGGTGGGAACCGGCAATCAGATGCCACGCGGATGGGCAAGGAGAAATTCGAGGCGCTCATCCAGGGCTCTTATGATCGGGGTGTCCGGTTGTTCGACCTGGCGGACCTCTATGGCACACACCCTTTCCTGGCGCCCGCCTTAAAAGGCATCCCGCGCGATAAATATTCCATTGTCTCAAAAATCTGGTTCAGGCCCGGGGGCATTCCCGACAAGGACCGGCCCGATGCCGATGTGGTGGTCCATCGGTTCCTCAAAGAGATAGGGACCGATTACCTCGACCTGGTCCTGCTGCATTGTGTCGAGTCCGGCGCGTGGCCGCAGGAATTGCGCAAGCAAATGGACCTGATGGAAGAAATGAAACAAAAAGGCGTCATCCGGGCGCACGGGGTTTCCTGCCACTCGATACCGGCCCTTGAAGCCGCGGCCAATGAGCCTTGGGTCGATTCGGTTCATACCCGCATCAACCCATTTCAGATGAGCATGGATGGGCCGCCCGATGAGGTTTCGCCGGTGCTCAAGAAGCTCCACGCGGCAGGCAAGGGAGTGGTTGGCATGAAGATTATTGGCGAGGGCCGCCTGCGCAACAGCCCTGAGAAACGGGACCAATCCGCCCGGTACGTCCTCGGCTTGGGTTGTGTGGATGTGTTGAATGTCGGGTTCGAGAAGGTCGAAGAGATTGACGACTTCGCCGCAACGGTGCGCAGAGTGCAGCGCGCGTGAGAGGCTGCTTCAATTAATAGAGGCTTGGGGTTGGGGATGCCGGTTTTTCCGAGCCTATTTTGCCGTCAGCACGACATAGTTTCTTTTTCCTTTGCGCAAGAGCAGATGTTTTGCAAAGAGCAAATCCTGCGCTGTGATGGCGCGCTGCGGGTTGGCCTCACGCACATTGTTCACGTACACGCCGCCGCCCTCGACATCTTTGCGCGCCTGGCCTTTCGACGAGGATAGGCCGCTGTGCACCAGCAGTTCCACCAAAGGCTGGCCGGCATTGCCGAGCCGG includes:
- a CDS encoding aldo/keto reductase, which translates into the protein MKIKRREFLKRSALGMGGMLAGMRLAEAVEATPAGFDPYEFVPLGRSGLKVSRFCLGTGVHGGNRQSDATRMGKEKFEALIQGSYDRGVRLFDLADLYGTHPFLAPALKGIPRDKYSIVSKIWFRPGGIPDKDRPDADVVVHRFLKEIGTDYLDLVLLHCVESGAWPQELRKQMDLMEEMKQKGVIRAHGVSCHSIPALEAAANEPWVDSVHTRINPFQMSMDGPPDEVSPVLKKLHAAGKGVVGMKIIGEGRLRNSPEKRDQSARYVLGLGCVDVLNVGFEKVEEIDDFAATVRRVQRA
- a CDS encoding immunoglobulin domain-containing protein; this encodes MTNPHPLKSKRTTLPARLVARIGFGTALLLVLTGGLVQAASNVLINSGFETGDSTGWTPYGAHAVESTNNLYYNGGSTVGASNVLTHSGEYVGKTYGSFTGGYNSNGYYQDVVAGAGSVWSASGFALSHRQDLIQSGNQFWFEVTFRDSTDQVLALYRSYILDPSSADGVVSNTWYDLAVTNAYDLSDPYLTTITNTVSSFTAPAGTAKVRYQVLFVQLGGYPGGSIYFDDLNLTKIAGTDPDISESPLSHTRIVGQSVTFSVTAAGGTTLHYQWQKDSTDLVDGGNISGATTASLTVSNLTIADAGSYTVRVSDVNGSITTAPATLTIVTAVEAANYLSDPGLEAGPGFAPYWSSYNGAAIVSTNNYYFGTGTPVDVHGGTNAGQAYGAGAGSYNGFYQDVRTDDIHTVAPGSIFVADGWVYTSSSDQIAADNTAWVEVHFHDGNGNIIGLYKSAIIDSTFPTDTWIDLPVTNIIAFYSDYSVVGNTRYLTAPAGTAYVRYQTVFHVGTQGGAGSVYFDDMSLVSKLRVTVGSSVSTPGTFKITFPTQVATTYQVLYKNDLTDPAWQLLTTVTGDGTVKTVTDPIGPGKRFYTVSTL
- a CDS encoding serine hydrolase domain-containing protein, with the translated sequence MHPAFFFFVVPAVAFPAIAAEVSSRGTADTVQILDTIRQKYNFPALAVVVVKNGLICDRAAVGVRKVGEPASVTTNDVFHIGSCTKSMTAMLAAMLIEEGKLRWDTTIPEVFPEFKATMNKAYQNATVEQLLTHRGGVSAEPPADAWSRAWEQQGTPIQQRYEFIQAVLSRPPAAEPGARFIYSNQGYAIVGAMLEKLTGAPWEQLITERLFKPLHISSAGFGPPGTIGKVDEPWGHSRVLGAVKPSQSDNPPAIAPAGRVHCSLDDLAAYAIATMRGERRGGLLKPETFRKLHTPPAGQDYACGWASVSRSWAGGKALTHAGSNTMWYLVMWLAPEKDFAVITATNIAGDNAAKGCDEVAAAMIKKWLGK
- a CDS encoding DNA cytosine methyltransferase; protein product: MDVEPELKRRLYASLSLSGSTLKDWFMKVASQYCEEQNQPSFLKEVRYGLSRRSKGLVVREEYEQPKPAAVLGPSNGNGNGAKVFTVVSMFSGCGGMDLGFTGGFEIFGRRYRSLPFEIVWANDTNGAACKTYWRNLGHDIHRGDVWTLMDTLPKSADVLIGGFPCQDISVNGKRAGVNGARSGLYKAMIEGIRRVNPKVFVAENVKALLRHPVWLEQVLNDFNALGYKLHHQLYKAADYGVPQTRERVIFVGTRGDVKPFVPPKAERSPANWMSAKEAIGDLENMQQNAAVNHIWSFAETSPEQGNRKLIADRPGYTIRAECHGNIQWHYRLPRRISMREAARFQSFPDRFVFLCGLRETERQVGNAVPPVLAWHVAQAVLACFG
- a CDS encoding sugar phosphate isomerase/epimerase family protein, yielding MKQFNRRQFIRQTTLASLAGGALFTGVSAKPQPQRRMTMDLVCGNIGVSANQLEAIELAARHGFESVGADGAFLAKLSDDQMAELKSSMKSQGIIFGAAGLPVEFRRDEAQFNEGLKGLPKFAAGLQRAGVDRAATWLTPCHDTLPYLENFRQHVTRLGSVAQTLKEHGVRLGLEYVGPKTSWASRRYTFIHTLAEMKDLIAAIDTGNVGFVLDSWHWWQAGDTVADLLALKGNQVIAVDLNDAPAGIPKDQLPDGRRELPCATGVIDVGAFLSALNQIGYDGPVRVEPFNQVVNKMPKEEACAVVAAALKKAFALKAGGGHF
- a CDS encoding YbhB/YbcL family Raf kinase inhibitor-like protein: MALVIAAVGTVWAQKPEKSTMQLTSAEFTEGEAIPVKYTCEGKNVSPPLAWSGVPAGARSLALIADDPD
- a CDS encoding very short patch repair endonuclease, whose translation is MPDVFTKTKRSQVMAAIRSTRNQATELKFAAMLRAARITGWRRGQRLPGRPDFVFRLARLAVFVDGCFWHGCRWHCRMPKSRGAYWNPKIRRNRLRDSTVSTLLRNQGWRVLRIWEHSLRSPAAVLSKLDRHLAKPPPKRYKACLNVETFEKLLGELCDRLTDECRSGRTYDASKPFENRVRQVIKTLLGRFKIPVDFSPHPYGFPDIVLGQFGIEVKFTVHDTWRSVANSVFESFRSKDVKHIYIVFGKMGGEPGVRWGRYEESVMHVRTSHVPRFEVEIGTTRPLFPKFGITYEQFSALSADERMTYIRKYARDRLKGGEGLWWLESSPEKALELQVRPFSQLEEAEQLKLRAEASLLFPQIVGSSHNRTKYVAPLTFLLSYHGILAARDIFSAGSATARPGTPESKIRGGNHVRRALQVIENQMVKAAHYLPSELFVTYWGSDFAPDSRIKEWLARADVLANVGAKPWKPSDYLFKDLPEAR